The Anoplopoma fimbria isolate UVic2021 breed Golden Eagle Sablefish chromosome 5, Afim_UVic_2022, whole genome shotgun sequence genome contains a region encoding:
- the fam53b gene encoding protein FAM53B produces the protein MCVAMVIIFKKTLEKKGADDVTSKSTDLGPFQAQTMSQGTALFSCGLMETSRWHELGHSCAIQQRPVGTSLESLWDVLPEVHKSSAHWDWDVGSTSATITSLLHDLSLTEAASSLSTAPPSKRQCRSLSCSDELGGCRSTWRPQGSRVWTTVEKRRCHSGGSVQRGGAGNLHLGFPAMQRSSSFSLPARSNALEPPCFTQQLPCPSAFTGLTPSSSMILSPEPSAQPLYLSHEQICLPEHREPSPSSSPDSTPELERRGGQGGLARSRSQPCVLNDKKIGVKRRRPADTQKQRPSLDLAKMTQKTRNFHSLSCPGITGEDVCESSPALPSLRSTAQCDADDSSANERGLADVQPWTKEGKTTRNAPSDPTIEEVDWSTNGKDNEPLWAGLCSMRKDVYQLGGELDIEQIERN, from the exons AtgtgtgttgccatggtgatcattttcaagaaaacactggaaaagAAGGGCGCCGACGATGTAACATCCAAAAGTACAGATTTGGGCCCG TTCCAGGCACAGACCATGAGCCAGGGGACTGCACTTTTCTCTTGTGGACTCATGG AGACAAGCCGGTGGCATGAGTTGGGTCACAGCTGTGCTATACAGCAGAGGCCAGTTGGGACCAGTCTGGAGAGCCTGTGGGACGTCCTGCCTGAGGTGCACAAGAGTTCTGCCCACTGGGACTGGGACGTTGGCTCCACTTCGGCCACAATCACCAGCTTGTTGCACGACCTCAGCCTCACTGAGGCCGCGTCCTCGCTCTCCACTGCACCCCCCAGCAAGCGGCAGTGCCGGTCCCTGTCCTGCTCGGACGAGCTCGGAGGCTGCCGCTCCACATGGCGCCCTCAGGGCTCTCGCGTGTGGACGACGGTGGAGAAGAGGAGGTGCCACAGCGGAGGCAGCGTCCAGCGCGGCGGCGCGGGAAACTTGCACCTGGGCTTCCCGGCCATGCAGCGCAGCTCCAGCTTCAGCCTGCCCGCCCGCTCCAACGCCCTGGAGCCGCCCTGCTTCACCCAGCAACTCCCCTGCCCCTCTGCCTTCACCGGTCTGACACCTTCCTCCTCCATGATCCTGTCCCCCGAGCCCTCGGCGCAGCCCCTCTACCTCTCTCACGAACAGATCTGCCTCCCCGAGCATCGCGAACCCTCGCCATCCAGCTCCCCGGACTCCACGCCAGAGCTGGAGCGCCGCGGTGGACAGGGAGGTCTCGCCCGCAGTCGCTCACAGCCGTGCGTCCTCAACGACAAGAAGATCGGCGTGAAGCGCAGACGGCCAGCCGACACGCAGAAGCAGAGGCCTTCTCTGGACCTGGCCAAGATGACCCAG AAAACACGTAATTTCCACAGCCTCAGCTGCCCTGGAATCACAGGCGAAGACGTCTGTGAGTCGAGCCCGGCCCTCCCCTCTCTCAGGAGCACCGCTCAGTGCGACGCCGACGACTCGTCAGCAAACGAACGCGGCCTGGCGGACGTTCAGCCTTGGACCAAAGAAGGCAAGACCACCAGGAACGCGCCGTCAGACCCTACCATCGAGGAGGTGGACTGGTCAACCAATGGGAAGGACAACGAGCCTCTGTGGGCGGGGCTATGTAGCATGAGGAAGGACGTGTACCAACTCGGAGGCGAGCTCGACATCGAGCAAATTGAGAGGAACTGA
- the hpdl gene encoding LOW QUALITY PROTEIN: 4-hydroxyphenylpyruvate dioxygenase-like protein (The sequence of the model RefSeq protein was modified relative to this genomic sequence to represent the inferred CDS: inserted 1 base in 1 codon), giving the protein MAALLTRLHHISLHVSNAEKVACDLVSKFKFNLFATRLTHGAKQLAFRKGAAVFIVNETPHRTDVRMNETPSKCLYDVITHYPVDTVNNVCFEVEDVERSFRALHHLGCNIMVPPTTVHDQCGYVTYSVVKSIVGNVCHTLIDRTKYKGSFLPGFDGIDNECSLPENDMSCPITHFDHITYVSHKKTTHQVMRWYEKIFGFQRFFIDSDENVDDGFVINQEGIGLRLTAMEYWKCSKAGIALPSVDKKEPDCKFVIAESLSEQGRNQVDTFLEQHGAPGIQHIGLYTKNIVSTAHAMADAGVQFFSPPQAYYMQVGKQQEIEEAGHNPKMLAKHGILLDTDLNQDLSSPTASSENRRYLLQVFTKPIFAEDTFFLELIERRGXTGFGEGNIKALWRSVQAHMEDQGGDSQEEQSPKTVQTSQY; this is encoded by the exons ATGGCAGCGCTGTTGACCAGGTTGCATCACATTTCGCTCCACGTTTCCAACGCGGAGAAAGTTGCCTGCGACCTTGTCTctaaatttaaattcaatttatttgccACCAGACTGACGCATGGGGCCAAGCAGCTCGCCTTCAGGAAGGGAGCGGCTGTCTTCATCGTGAATGAGACGCCACACCGGACCGATGTGAGAATGAATGAGACGCCTTCCAAATGTCTCTATGACGTCATTACGCACTACCCGGTGGACACTGTCAACAACGTGTGTTTCGAGGTGGAGGATGTGGAGAGGTCATTCAGGGCTCTTCACCATCTGGGCTGCAACATCATGGTCCCGCCCACGACTGTCCACGACCAGTGTGGTTACGTCACCTACTCTGTGGTCAAATCCATCGTGGGGAATGTGTGTCacactttgattgacaggacaAAATACAAGGGCAGCTTCTTGCCAGGATTTGATGGCATTGATAATGAGTGCAGCTTGCCAGAAAACGACATGTCTTGTCCAATCACACATTTTGATCACATAACATATGTCAGTCACAAGAAAACAACCCACCAGGTCATGAGGTGGTACGAGAAGATCTTTGGGTTTCAAAGGTTTTTCATTGATAG TGATGAAAATGTGGACGATGGTTTTGTCATAAACCAGGAGGGCATTGGATTGCGTCTCACCGCCATGGAGTACTGGAAATGCAGCAAAGCCGGCATCGCTCTCCCCTCTGTGGACAAAAAAGAGCCTGACTGCAAGTTTGTGATTGCAGAGTCACTGTCTGAACAAG GCAGGAATCAAGTTGACACCTTCTTGGAGCAGCACGGGGCCCCGGGGATCCAGCACATTGGACTgtacacaaaaaacattgtttctaCTGCTCATGCGATGGCGGATGCTGGTGTCCagtttttctcccctcctcaGGCCTACTACATGCAG GTGGGAAAACAGCAGGAGATCGAGGAGGCAGGACACAACCCCAAGATGCTGGCGAAGCACGGCATTCTCCTGGACACAGACCTGAACCAGGACCTGTCATCACCGACAGCATCCAGTGAAAACCGAAG GTACCTTCTCCAGGTGTTCACCAAGCCCATCTTTGCAGAGGATACCTTCTTCCTCGAGCTGATAGAGCGAAGGG CAACAGGTTTTGGTGAGGGGAACATCAAGGCGCTGTGGAGGTCTGTGCAGGCCCACATGGAGGATCAGGGGGGGGATTCTCAAGAAGAGCAATCCCCCAAAACTGTCCAAACTTCACAGTATTAG